A single genomic interval of Caretta caretta isolate rCarCar2 chromosome 23, rCarCar1.hap1, whole genome shotgun sequence harbors:
- the PTGIR gene encoding prostacyclin receptor, with protein MLLLQKSPGPLASPSLGPLADLCANTTQLREDGSPVLSSLMFSAGVAGNVVALAILGVHRKELRSKSSAFCILVTGLAATDLLGTCFLSPVVFVSYAHNASLLGLAEGGRSLCQLFAFAMTFFGLASMLILCAMAVERCLAISHPYFYSQHNGRGWAKLALPAVYAFSALFCCLPLLGVGRHKQYCPGTWCFVEMASGQPGTAAFSLTYATLMAFLILAIFLCNGSVIVSLCQMYRKQRARRGSLGPAQRRGKSWLSQGEEEVDHLVLLALMTIIFVICSLPLTIRAYIGGLAPDGYEKGDMVAFRFSALNPILDPWIFILFRKAVFRSLRTLLCWPWAGRRSPESCRLDSIPFQANFSC; from the exons ATGCTCCTCCTGCAGAAGAGCCCGGGTCCCTTGGCGTCGCCCTCCCTGGGGCCCCTGGCCGACCTGTGTGCCAATACCACCCAGCTGCGGGAAGACGGCAGCCCGGTGCTGAGCTCCTTGATGTTCTCGGCCGGCGTGGCCGGCAACGTGGTGGCGCTGGCCATCCTGGGCGTGCACCGCAAGGAGCTGCGCTCCAAGTCCTCGGCCTTCTGCATCCTGGTGACCGGCCTGGCTGCCACCGACCTCCTGGGCACCTGCTTCCTCAGCCCTGTGGTCTTTGTCAGCTATGCCCACAACGCCTCCCTGCTGGGCCTGGCGGAGGGCGGCCGGAGCCTATGCCAGCTCTTCGCCTTTGCCATGACCTTCTTCGGCCTGGCCTCCATGCTCATCCTCTGCGCCATGGCGGTGGAGCGGTGCCTGGCCATCAGCCACCCCTACTTCTACTCCCAGCACAACGGGCGCGGCTGGGCCAAGCTGGCCCTGCCGGCCGTCTACGCCTTCAGCGCCCTCTTCTGCTGCTTGCCCTTGCTGGGCGTGGGGCGGCACAAACAATACTGCCCTGGCACCTGGTGCTTCGTGGAGATGGCATCCGGCCAGCCGGGCACCGCCGCCTTCTCGCTCACCTACGCCACCCTCATGGCCTTCCTCATCCTCGCCATCTTCCTCTGCAATGGCTCCGTCATCGTCAGCCTCTGCCAGATGTACCGCAAGCAGCGGGCCCGGCGCGGGTCTCTGGGGCCGGCCCAGCGCCGCGGCAAAAGCTGGCTCAGCCAAGGCGAGGAAGAGGTGGATCACCTGGTCCTGTTGGCCCTCATGACCATCATCTTCGTcatctgctccctgcccctcacg atccGTGCCTACATCGGCGGCCTGGCCCCAGATGGCTACGAGAAGGGCGACATGGTAGCCTTTCGCTTCAGCGCCCTCAACCCCATCCTGGACCCCTGGATCTTCATCCTGTTCCGTAAGGCCGTCTTCCGGAGCCTGCGCACGCTGCTTTGCTGGCCCTGGGCCGGGCGCCGGAGCCCGGAGTCCTGCAGGCTGGACAGCATCCCCTTCCAGGCCAACTTCTCCTGCTGA